One Calditrichia bacterium DNA window includes the following coding sequences:
- the trpD gene encoding anthranilate phosphoribosyltransferase yields MIQQAIHKLLERTHLTHEEAFGAMHSIMSGDASDAQIGAFLIAMRMKGEQAHEIAGFAKAMQQKAHPVTVDRLGEALDIVGTGGDGKHTFNISTIAALVAAGAGIPVAKHGNRSVSSKCGSADVLRELGVNIDLEPLQMTRCVNEVGIAFLFAPRLHPAMKYAIGPRREIGARTVFNILGPLTNPAGVRRQLIGAYNRELAKLMASVFRELGTEHTLVVHSSDGMDEISLAAPTHVFELRHGDIAEYEIDATTFGATPSNDSLEGGDAKDNAAIALKILNGETGPRRDVVVMNAAAGIYVAGKADSLATAADLARHSLDSGAALAKLEALGKLTQEMSEEE; encoded by the coding sequence ATGATTCAGCAAGCAATACACAAACTTCTCGAACGAACCCATCTCACCCACGAAGAAGCATTTGGCGCGATGCACAGCATTATGTCCGGCGATGCCAGCGATGCGCAAATCGGCGCGTTCCTCATCGCCATGCGCATGAAAGGCGAGCAGGCGCACGAGATTGCCGGATTCGCCAAAGCGATGCAGCAAAAAGCGCATCCGGTGACGGTCGATCGGCTGGGCGAAGCGCTGGATATCGTCGGCACCGGCGGGGACGGGAAGCATACTTTCAACATTTCTACAATCGCTGCTTTGGTGGCTGCCGGGGCGGGAATTCCCGTTGCGAAGCACGGCAATCGTTCCGTTTCCAGCAAATGCGGCAGCGCGGATGTGTTGCGCGAACTCGGTGTAAATATTGATCTTGAGCCATTGCAAATGACGCGTTGTGTCAACGAAGTGGGCATCGCATTTTTGTTTGCGCCGCGACTGCACCCGGCGATGAAATACGCCATCGGACCGCGCCGGGAAATCGGTGCGCGCACGGTTTTCAACATTCTCGGTCCGCTCACCAATCCGGCCGGCGTACGCCGACAGTTGATCGGCGCATACAATCGCGAACTCGCCAAATTGATGGCCAGCGTTTTCCGCGAACTCGGCACGGAACATACGCTGGTGGTGCACAGCTCGGACGGAATGGACGAAATTTCGCTGGCTGCGCCGACCCATGTTTTCGAATTGCGCCACGGCGATATCGCGGAATACGAAATCGATGCGACAACCTTTGGTGCCACGCCGTCGAACGACAGTCTGGAAGGTGGCGATGCGAAAGATAACGCCGCGATTGCCCTCAAAATTCTCAACGGCGAAACCGGCCCGCGCCGCGATGTGGTGGTGATGAACGCTGCCGCCGGTATTTACGTCGCCGGAAAAGCCGATTCGCTCGCCACCGCCGCAGATCTCGCCCGCCACAGCCTCGATTCCGGCGCTGCGCTGGCAAAGCTGGAAGCCCTCGGCAAACTGACGCAGGAAATGAGTGAGGAAGAATAA
- a CDS encoding prephenate dehydratase → MKQHMKIAIQGGQASFHDMATRQYFAGHPVELLECMTFGRLCDALANREVDAAVMAIENTLAGSILPNYSLLERYNFHIIGETYLHIQQNLMALPGQRIEDIETVRSHPMALHQCSVFLEAHPHLRAIESFDTAESAREIRQNNLRGVAAIASKMAANRYQLQILGEEIENLKKNYTRFLILLNKEYRNGTPPDKASISFRVSHEVGSLVSVLQVFREHGLNLSLIQSIPIPGQPNEYAFHIDLLWQNEDDFHRGIAAAAPFARGIKILGIYKSGVIPYDHTVRQPAFSG, encoded by the coding sequence ATGAAACAGCACATGAAAATCGCGATCCAGGGTGGTCAGGCATCCTTTCACGATATGGCGACGCGCCAATATTTTGCCGGACATCCGGTGGAACTGCTGGAATGCATGACGTTCGGGCGGCTCTGCGATGCGCTGGCCAATCGCGAAGTGGACGCCGCTGTGATGGCCATCGAAAACACGCTGGCCGGCAGCATTTTGCCGAATTACAGCCTGCTGGAGCGATACAATTTTCACATCATTGGCGAAACGTATTTGCACATCCAGCAAAATTTGATGGCGCTACCGGGACAGCGCATCGAGGACATCGAAACCGTGCGTTCGCACCCGATGGCGTTGCATCAGTGCAGCGTTTTTCTGGAAGCGCACCCGCATTTGCGGGCGATTGAATCGTTCGATACGGCGGAAAGCGCGCGGGAAATTCGCCAAAACAATCTGCGGGGCGTGGCAGCGATTGCCAGCAAAATGGCGGCAAATCGCTATCAATTGCAGATTTTGGGCGAAGAAATTGAGAATCTCAAAAAAAATTACACGCGATTCCTGATTTTGCTGAACAAGGAATACCGTAACGGCACACCGCCGGACAAAGCGTCGATCAGCTTTCGGGTGAGCCACGAAGTCGGATCGCTGGTGAGCGTGTTGCAGGTGTTTCGCGAGCACGGGTTGAACCTTTCGCTCATCCAGTCGATTCCCATTCCCGGTCAACCGAACGAATACGCCTTTCACATCGATTTACTGTGGCAAAATGAAGACGATTTTCATCGCGGGATTGCGGCGGCTGCGCCCTTTGCCCGCGGCATCAAAATACTGGGCATTTATAAATCCGGAGTGATTCCCTATGATCATACCGTCCGCCAACCGGCTTTCTCAGGTTGA